The nucleotide sequence TAAGAAATATATTATTGATAAAAAATATATAACTTTATAGAATCTTTAGAGGTGTTTTAATGAGTGTTTTTGATGATAATATTCAAGTAGATATTATTGGATTTGGAGCTTTAAATCTTGATAAAATGTATTATGTAACTGATATTGCATGTCATGATGAAGAAAGTTATATTAAAGACTATGATGCAAATCCTGGAGGTTCTGCTGCTAATACTATTATTGGACTTTCTCGTTTAGGGATTTCTACTTCCTATATTGGTAAAGTAGCTGATGATGAAGAAGGGGAAATACTCGAAATGAATTTAATTTCTGAAGGTGTTTTTGTTAATAATTTAATTGAAGCTGAAAAAGGTAACTCTGGAAAAGTTATTGGTTTTATTGATGAAAATGGTGAACGTGCACTATATGTTGAGTCTGGTGTTAATGATGAAATAAAGATTGATGAAATTCATATTGATCATATTAATACAGCTAAGATAATGCATTTTTCTTCTTTTTTTGGTGATTCTTTTAATACTCAAAATGAACTTATTGATTATCTTCCAGATTCTATGATATTAAGTTTAGATCCTGGAATGTTTTACGCTAAAAAAGGAATAAATCTCCTAAAAAAAATATTAAATAGAACTAATATCCTTCTTATTAATGAAACTGAACTTAAAATACTGTTTGAAGAATATTATTCTAAAATTGATGCTATTAATTCAGATGAAAAATTGACATTTAGAGATTTAGCAGTTCATATTCTTGATGATGGAATAGGTACTGTTGTTGTTAAAAGAGGAATAAAAAGTGTCTATGCTATTAATAATAATGAAGAAGTAAAAGTTCCTATATTTGAAACTGATGTTATTGATACAACTGCTGCTGGTGATTCTTTCAATGCTGGGTTTTTATATTCTTATTTAAAAGGATATTCTCTAGAAAAATCTTGTTTAATTGGAAACTGGATAGCTTCTAAATGTGTGGAAAATATTGGTACTAATGGACTTCCTTATAAAAAAGAGTTAGAAGAATTTGAAAAAAATATTAATTCTGAAATATGAAAATATAATTAATTTATGAGCTAAATTCTTTAAATATTTTTAGATATGTTTTAATTAAGTAGTTTGATATGAATATCTTTAAATATTTTTAGATATGTTTTTATTATTTAATAGCTTTGTATTATGAATATTTTTGAATATATTGTAGAATATTAACAATAAGATAATAATATATATTAGAAATATTAAAATAATTATAATAGAATAATATATAATTAATTAATGAAGATAGGTTTATTGAAAGTTAGTTTATGCTTTTTAATATAATTATTTAATAAATTAATTATTTATTTATTAATTATTTAGTAAATATTATTTATTTAGTTAATAAATCTTCATCAACGATTTAAATGTTAACTTTACGATTTAATATATATAAATATGATTTAAGCTATGATCAATTAATAGATCCATTATCTGTTAATGATTGTGAGGGAAATTATGGAAATAAAACTTAAAAAACAAATGAAAAATCTTGAAAAAGAGGTTATTCTCAAATCTGTTGATTTAGATGATGATATTGACGACTTTGAAGTTGATATTGGGGCTTATGAAGCAGATGATAAATTTATTACTGTTTCTCCAAGATGTGTTAGGTGTAATCTTTGTTTTGAAGAATGTCCTGTTAATGCAGTATCTCCTCCAACTTTCGTAAAAAGAGCTAAAATTGAAGATAATTGTGTAAAATGTGAAATATGTGCTCAATCTTGCCCAGTTTCTTGTATTTATGTTATGGAAACTAAATCAAAGATGGATGGGGAAGAAAAAGAAATTAATTATCAATTAAAAGAAACTAAAGTTCCGCATCGTGTTCTTAGAATGGATAGTATTTTAATTGACAGAACTAAGTGTGAAAACTGTAAAAATTGCATTAAATTCTGTCCAACTAATGCTATTACTCTTAAAGACAAATCAATAATTGAAGCAGCTGATAACACTAGTTATCCTTATCTTGAAAATGAAAAATATCCTTATATAGAAGAAAAACTCTGTGTAGGTTGTGGGTCTTGTGCAAACCTTTGTCCCAATAATGGTATAACTTTAGAAAGGGTTTTAGGACCTATTTTTGTAACTAAAAGTCTTTGTATTGATCAAGATGCTTGTGTGCAATGTTTTTTATGTGAAGAAACATGTCCTGTCGATGCAATCAAGCTAGAAGGAGATAAAGTGATTTTAGACGATGAAAAATGTATTAAGTGCAATGTTTGTTCTAGTAAATGTCCTGTAAATGCATTAAGTTTAAAAAATTTATCTACTGATTGATAATATTAATAGTGAAGTTAATTAATTGCAATTAATGATTAATGTTATATTTAAGGTTATAATAATGGCTATATTAAGTCTATATTAGGCTATTTTAAGGTTATATTAAGGTTATATTAAGATTTTATTAAGATTTTTATTAAAATTATATAAAGTTTATATATTACAGTTATTTGAGGAATTTTTATGAAAGTAAAAGAAATGATGGATAAAGATTTCATCTATGTATATCCAGAAGACACAATTGTAGATGTTTCTATAAAGATGGAGAAATCAAGAAGATTTACTACACCAGTTGTGAGTCAAGATTTGAAACTTCAGGGATGGTTAACTTCTTTAGATATTACTCGTGGTTTGAGAGATGGAGTGAATAAAGTATCTGAAATTATGCATTCTAAAGAAAAAATTAAATATTTGCATGAAAATGATCCTTCTAGACTAGCGGTTATTGAAACTTCTGATAATAAGTTAATTAGTATTCCTATTCTTAATGATGATGAAGTTGTTACAGGAGTTATTCGCTCTTTTGATATTGTGGAAACTTTATCTTCTCTTTATGATGTAAAAGTTTCTAAACTTTATGAAGCTATGCAAGAAGAGCTTAAAGGTGTTACATGGGATGAATTAATGGAAGCATCTGCTATTATTAGTCGTAGAACTACTGGTAAACGTATTAAGCCAGAAGATTATGAAAGAAGAATTAAAAGTTCAACTTTTGGAGAAGCAATTTGGGCTACTGGTGGGCTTGAAAAATTCTTTGTTGGTTTAATTGCTGTTGGTGAGTTAGTAATAGCTAGAAAAATAGGAAAAGCTAGAAAATAATCTTATGAAA is from Methanobrevibacter sp. TMH8 and encodes:
- a CDS encoding CBS domain-containing protein, yielding MKVKEMMDKDFIYVYPEDTIVDVSIKMEKSRRFTTPVVSQDLKLQGWLTSLDITRGLRDGVNKVSEIMHSKEKIKYLHENDPSRLAVIETSDNKLISIPILNDDEVVTGVIRSFDIVETLSSLYDVKVSKLYEAMQEELKGVTWDELMEASAIISRRTTGKRIKPEDYERRIKSSTFGEAIWATGGLEKFFVGLIAVGELVIARKIGKARK
- a CDS encoding 4Fe-4S binding protein — translated: MEIKLKKQMKNLEKEVILKSVDLDDDIDDFEVDIGAYEADDKFITVSPRCVRCNLCFEECPVNAVSPPTFVKRAKIEDNCVKCEICAQSCPVSCIYVMETKSKMDGEEKEINYQLKETKVPHRVLRMDSILIDRTKCENCKNCIKFCPTNAITLKDKSIIEAADNTSYPYLENEKYPYIEEKLCVGCGSCANLCPNNGITLERVLGPIFVTKSLCIDQDACVQCFLCEETCPVDAIKLEGDKVILDDEKCIKCNVCSSKCPVNALSLKNLSTD
- a CDS encoding PfkB family carbohydrate kinase — translated: MSVFDDNIQVDIIGFGALNLDKMYYVTDIACHDEESYIKDYDANPGGSAANTIIGLSRLGISTSYIGKVADDEEGEILEMNLISEGVFVNNLIEAEKGNSGKVIGFIDENGERALYVESGVNDEIKIDEIHIDHINTAKIMHFSSFFGDSFNTQNELIDYLPDSMILSLDPGMFYAKKGINLLKKILNRTNILLINETELKILFEEYYSKIDAINSDEKLTFRDLAVHILDDGIGTVVVKRGIKSVYAINNNEEVKVPIFETDVIDTTAAGDSFNAGFLYSYLKGYSLEKSCLIGNWIASKCVENIGTNGLPYKKELEEFEKNINSEI